The genomic window GGGGTGCAGTGAGATGGTAGCAAAGGGAGATATGGTATACGCCTGGACAACGAGCCCCGAACTCGCCGAGGTGGCGGAGTGCGGCGGCGCGGTGACCGGGCTTCTCAAGTATGCCCTGGAGAACAATATCGTTGACGCCGTGCTGGCAGTGAAGAAGGGAGTGGACCTCTACGACGCTGTTCCCACGCTCATCACCGACCCGGCAGAGATCGGACAGACGGCAGGCTCGCTTCACTGCGGAACGCTCCTGCTCTCGAAACTGATCAAGAAGTACCTCGACGGCGCCGAGAACATGCGTATCGGGGTGACGGTCAAGGGCTGCGATGCAATGGGCATCTACGAGCTCGCGAAGCGCAACCAGGTCAACCTGGACAACATCCTGATGATCGGCGTCAACTGTGGTGGTTCGGTCAGCCCCGTCGCCGCCCGGAAGATGATTCGCGAGAAGTTCGGCGTTGACCCCGACGACGTCGTCAAGGAAGAGATCGACAAGGGCCAGTTCATCATCGTCACGAAGGACGGTCAGCACAAGGGCATCTCGATCGACGAACTCGAGGAAGAAGGCTACGGCCGCCGCAGCAACTGCCGCCGCTGCAAGATGAAGATCCCCCGCCAGGCCGATCTTGCCTGCGGAAACTGGGGTGTCATCGGTGACAAGGCCGGCAAGGCGACCTTCGTCGAGGTCTGCTCGGAGAAGGGGGCAAACCTCCTCGATGCAGCCGTGAAGGCCGGTGCAATCGCCTCCGAGCCCGCAAACCCGAAGGGCATCGAGATCCGCGGCAAGGTCGAGAACGCGATGCTCAAACTCGGCGACAAGTGGCGGGCGCGCTACTTCGGAGAGCTCGGCGATGGCAAGGAGCGCCTCCAGAAGATCATGGAGGACTCGAGCCGGTGCACCAAGTGCTACGCCTGTATCTCGAACTGCCCGATCTGCTACTGTGTCGAGTGCAGCACGAAGAAGCCCTACCTGGTAGCGCCCGGCGTTCTCCCCGTGCCGTTCATGTTCCACCTGATCCGCTACGCTCACGTGGCTGACTCATGTGTCAACTGCGGCCAGTGTGAGGAGAACTGCCCGATGGAGATCGCGAACTCCCTCTATATGCACGCCCTGCAGACCGAGATGGAGAAGATGTTCGGCCACGTCCCGGGTGTGAACATGGATCTTCCAGTGCTTGCGCTCGTTGAGGAGCGGGCGGAGCGGGATCGGCTCACTGCAACCGGCGACGACCAGATCTTCGACATATTCAAGTAATCCCCTTGCCACGGCAGGCTGTGATGGGCTCGCGCCCGGAGCCTGACCGGACCCGGGGAGGGTCCAATCGGGTGTGTGATCGATCGTCGAAGAGCATCTTGAGTTCTATAAAAATCTGAAAGTGCCCGTGCCGGGGCACAAAAGAATTTGCCTGGGCAATACCCGGGGACGGACGGATTCCCCGATCCTCTCCCGCCCCGGGGTAGCCGGTAAAACCTCTTTTATACCGTTTTTCGACTCATGAGAATAAATGAGGTAAGCGGGATCGGATGGCCGAACTGCTGCAATACCTATGAGGTTCGTCTGTCCCTCATTGCCGTTCGTGACATAGAGAGGTGGTGTTGGGCAGAGCGTTCTCCGTAATCTCGGTAAGAGTTTACGACGCACCATATCAAACGCGATCAAGGGACCGGCAGGATATAGTTCACCCCCGCAGATCTCTTATGGGATGACCGGCCCCACACCGGGCAGTGCCCGGTGCTCTCCGGGAATGCGTCAATACGATGTGAGGAAGCATGTTCAAGAGAATTGCCTGTATCCGTATCGGTGGTGGAGAGATCGCCCGTGATGCCGCCGAGGAGACGCCGGTTGCGATCTTCGTCAATGGCCGCCACCTGACAACCGTGATCTTGAGCCCCGGTGGGTTTCAGGACTTCATCACTGGCTACCTCTATACCGAAGAGATCATCAAAAGCCCCGATGAGATCGAGTCGGTCAGGATCGAGGAGAATAGGATCAGTGTCCTCACAAAGAATCCCTTCCGAAGGGGCACCGTAAAGAAGACCATCCTCTCCGGGTGCGGAGGGGCTGTCTCCTACATCGACACCCAGAAACTGCCCACAATCGACTCCGATCTCGCGGTCTCCATCCCCGAGATCGAGGCCGCCGTCGCTGCCCTTTCGGCGCCCGACCCGCTCGATGCGGTTTTGCTCGCCCTGGACGGCCGGCTCGTCGCCCGCTTCGAAGATCTCGACCGCCACAACGCACTCGACCGGGTCATCGGCCGGGGACTCCAGGACAAACTCGACTTCTCCCGGATGGTCGCCGCCAGCACCGGGGCGATCACCTCCGAGATGGTCAGGAAGTGCCTGGTTGCCGGCATCCCGGTGCTCGTCTCCACCGGCACGCCGACCGCGCTTGCCGTCGAGATCGCAGACGAGACGGGCCTATGCATCGTCGGTTCTG from Methanoculleus thermophilus includes these protein-coding regions:
- a CDS encoding Coenzyme F420 hydrogenase/dehydrogenase, beta subunit C-terminal domain — its product is MVAKGDMVYAWTTSPELAEVAECGGAVTGLLKYALENNIVDAVLAVKKGVDLYDAVPTLITDPAEIGQTAGSLHCGTLLLSKLIKKYLDGAENMRIGVTVKGCDAMGIYELAKRNQVNLDNILMIGVNCGGSVSPVAARKMIREKFGVDPDDVVKEEIDKGQFIIVTKDGQHKGISIDELEEEGYGRRSNCRRCKMKIPRQADLACGNWGVIGDKAGKATFVEVCSEKGANLLDAAVKAGAIASEPANPKGIEIRGKVENAMLKLGDKWRARYFGELGDGKERLQKIMEDSSRCTKCYACISNCPICYCVECSTKKPYLVAPGVLPVPFMFHLIRYAHVADSCVNCGQCEENCPMEIANSLYMHALQTEMEKMFGHVPGVNMDLPVLALVEERAERDRLTATGDDQIFDIFK
- the fdhD gene encoding formate dehydrogenase accessory sulfurtransferase FdhD yields the protein MFKRIACIRIGGGEIARDAAEETPVAIFVNGRHLTTVILSPGGFQDFITGYLYTEEIIKSPDEIESVRIEENRISVLTKNPFRRGTVKKTILSGCGGAVSYIDTQKLPTIDSDLAVSIPEIEAAVAALSAPDPLDAVLLALDGRLVARFEDLDRHNALDRVIGRGLQDKLDFSRMVAASTGAITSEMVRKCLVAGIPVLVSTGTPTALAVEIADETGLCIVGSARTPEMAVYTHPERIVGCSGA